A genomic region of Leishmania braziliensis MHOM/BR/75/M2904 complete genome, chromosome 33 contains the following coding sequences:
- a CDS encoding DNAJ family-like protein: MDSTTTTSSRAATDAERLQQQQQQLNSDTNQSPHITKDNIDTFNYFQLFGLVTPTTSSTATAAGSNGGGNDVTLSVIDVAAVRRTYRRLSLRFHPDKDDSDEARHAFEVVRTALETIIDSTKLAAYVKTLDTACGGAGSGGHPGEEARQRQRAQQAHVEAEWAADMLIQRAQERLAKEAAARQAAQEREEAAQQLLSELTSSLNTPFQLMEAELVRDWDVDEEMVSMKTKEVMKLLHQLASADSGWIPHFMQEGASRKRGRDYTAL; this comes from the coding sequence ATGGACTCCACTACCACTACGTCTTCCAGAGCAGCCACAGATGCGGAGAggttgcagcagcagcagcagcagttgaACTCTGACACCAACCAGTCGCCACACATCACGAAGGACAACATCGATACGTTCAACTACTTTCAGCTGTTTGGTTTAGTCACGCCAACCACTTCCTCGACGGCGACCGCTGCAGGCAGCAACGGTGGTGGTAATGACGTCACACTCTCTGTCATcgacgtggcggcggtgcgccgtACTTACCGTCGTTTGAGCCTGCGCTTCCACCCGGACAAAGACGACTCGGATGAGGCACGCCATGCCTTCGAAGTGGTTCGCACGGCACTAGAGACGATCATCGACTCGACGAAGCTCGCTGCCTATGTCAAAACTCTCGACACAGcatgcggcggtgctggaagTGGCGGTCACCccggcgaggaggcgcgccagcgccagcgggCACAGCAGGCGCATGTAGAGGCCGAGTGGGCAGCCGACATGCTTATTCAGCGGGCACAGGAGCGTCTGgcaaaggaggcggcggcgcggcaggcggcgcaggagcgggaggaggcggcgcaaCAACTTCTGTCTGAGCTTACGAGCTCGCTGAACACACCGTTTCAGCTAATGGAAGCGGAGCTGGTGCGCGACTGGGACGTAGATGAGGAAATGGTGTCGATGAAGACCAAGGAGGTAatgaagctgctgcaccaaCTGGCATCGGCTGACAGTGGATGGATCCCTCACTTCATGCAGGAAGGAGCGTCGCGCAAGCGTGGCCGGGATTACACGGCACTGTGA
- a CDS encoding putative minichromosome maintenance (MCM) complex subunit produces MFINRTLTEEQTVIRRHFTDFFESERYEEKYHDRIQAMIVAGKARLLLDIGDLLDYVPISAGGDGGDGMGNGGAGSELGFSLGANIIRQPGKYIPLLELALHDVVLRQQPEYLKVDYRSRVVHTGFEGPVGRVLSPRELYARHLNTMVALEGIVTRQSTNRPRVLETVHYCFETNKFTKKEFRDQLTPMIDSSHLPTVNVMPKTDIEGHTLRTELGLSTFMDSQCAVLQEAPERAPTGQLPRNVEVRFDDDLVDAVKPGDRVLLVGVYMPYTTSDSKSFQSIVLVNHVVSTQAFTFLYRPIASVEDRLTRFAQKCFEQLGPSGVLETLSRAVAPTIYGMTAAKQAILLMMAGGVERKSHNSHVRGDINILLVGEPSTAKSQLLRFVLGIAPLALSTTGKGSSGVGLTAAVATDSYTGERSLSAGAMVLADRGILCIDEFDKMGSQDRVAMHEAMEQQTVTIAKAGIHASLNARCSVLAAANPIYGFYSVQHRLAFNVGLPESLLSRFDLTFIILDQHTSDYNRRIGYHILRNHMTAEAVRYDEVESRTVVDSIETGDGRGDSEAERGSGDGRRGGRAVGGEDGSSGESRLDLRMTTNSTGESVVSSDFLRAFLQLAKRGSPLLTEASRDLVCQHYVQLRAEQQDGGRDGFFITPRTLDAIVRLSTAHAKLRLSPTVEEPDVMAAITLLRSSVNAATTATQQRNDDNQHSLSEVAAGAAGPLQTPGQKRPAAAVEVVTAQDGAVKSYAHLGSGTREYADDKASGIDSYQRLRTEGARGDDSGGGSGEAGAILLEVPPAVTTGAAAAIDVHLNRRVIEVLRQLQREQRDGASLDELHERLGMHTISAESLKRSVMQLQGDAFIFESTEDGGNNTIQFI; encoded by the coding sequence ATGTTCATCAACCGCACGCTCACAGAGGAGCAGACGGTTATTCGGCGACACTTTACAGACTTCTTTGAGAGTGAGCGCTATGAAGAGAAGTACCATGATCGCATTCAGGCGATGATCGTGGCTGGAAAGGCGCGGTTGCTGCTAGATATTGGTGACTTGCTCGACTACGTCCCGATCAGCGCCGGCGGAGATGGTGGCGACGGCATGGGCAATGGTGGGGCCGGCAGCGAGCTGGGATTCTCGCTGGGAGCCAACATCATTCGCCAGCCGGGCAAGTACATTCCTCTTTTGGAGTTGGCGCTTCACGACGTCGTGCTTCGGCAGCAACCTGAGTACCTCAAAGTTGACTACCGCTCTCGCGTGGTGCACACCGGGTTTGAGGGCCCTGTTGGCCGCGTTCTGTCGCCGCGCGAGCTCTACGCACGCCATCTGAACACCATGGTCGCGCTCGAGGGCATCGTGACGCGGCAGTCGACGAACCGGCCGCGCGTGTTAGAGACGGTGCACTACTGCTTCGAGACAAACAAATTCACGAAGAAGGAGTTCCGTGATCAGCTGACGCCGATGATTGACAGCTCACATCTGCCCACGGTGAACGTGATGCCCAAGACGGACATTGAGGGTCACACCCTGCGGACGGAACTTGGTTTGTCTACCTTCATGGACTCGCAatgtgcagtgctgcaggaggcacCGGAGCGTGCACCTACCGGGCAGCTGCCCCGGAACGTCGAAGTGCGCTTTGATGATGACCTCGTCGACGCCGTGAAGCCGGGCGATCGCGTATTGCTTGTGGGTGTGTACATGCCATACACAACGTCCGACAGTAAGAGCTTTCAGTCCATCGTGCTGGTGAACCATGTCGTGTCAACGCAGGCCTTCACCTTCCTCTACCGCCCCATCGCCTCTGTGGAGGATCGACTCACTCGATTTGCTCAAAAGTGTTTTGAACAGCTCGGCCCCAGCGGGGTGCTGGAGACGCTGTCCAGGGCAGTCGCCCCTACTATATACGGCATGACGGCCGCGAAGCAGGCGATCTTGCTGATGATGGCCGGTGGTGTGGAGCGCAAGTCGCACAACTCGCACGTGCGTGGCGACATCAACATCCTCCTCGTTGGTGAGCCATCAACGGCCAAGTCACAGCTCCTGCGCTTTGTCCTTGGCATCGCACCGCTCGCCCTCAGTACGACGGGCAAGGGGTCCTCTGGTGTCGGGCTgacggcggccgtggcgacGGACAGCTACACAGGCGAGCGGTCGCTGAGCGCTGGGGCAATGGTGCTGGCGGATCGCGGAATTCTCTGCATCGACGAGTTCGACAAGATGGGCTCGCAGGACCGGGTAGCTATGCATGAAGCGATGGAGCAGCAGACTGTCACTATCGCCAAGGCTGGTATTCATGCATCGCTGAATGCTCGGTGCAgcgtgctggcggcggcgaaccCGATTTACGGGTTTTACAGTGTTCAGCACCGCTTGGCATTTAACGTCGGGCTGCCCGAGTCGCTGCTCTCACGCTTCGACTTGACTTTCATCATTCTAGATCAGCACACCTCGGACTACAACCGTCGCATTGGCTACCACATCCTACGCAACCACATGACGGCGGAGGCCGTTCGGTACGACGAGGTCGAGTCACGGACGGTGGTTGACAGCATCGAGACCGGTGATGGCCGTGGCGATAGCGAAGCCGAAcgcggcagcggtgatggGCGTCGGGGCGGTCGAGCCGTGGGCGGCGAGGATGGTAGTAGCGGCGAAAGCCGCCTTGACTTGCGCATGACGACGAACAGCACCGGTGAGTCCGTTGTCAGCAGCGACTTTTTGCGAGCGTTTTTGCAGTTGGCGAAGCGGGGGTCGCCTCTTCTCACCGAGGCCTCGCGCGATCTCGTGTGCCAGCACTACGTGCAGCTCcgcgcggagcagcaggacgGCGGGCGTGACGGATTTTTCATAACCCCACGTACGCTTGACGCGATTGTGCGTTTGTCCACGGCTCACGCCAAGCTGCGCCTCTCACCAACGGTGGAGGAGCCGGACGTTATGGCAGCGATAACGCTCCTGCGGTCCTCCGTGAACGCAGCGACAACGGCaacacagcagcgcaacgaTGACAATCAACATTCGCTTTCAGAGGTGGCTGCGGGGGCTGCTGGACCGTTACAGACTCCAGGTCAGAAGCgcccagccgccgccgtggaaGTAGTGACGGCGCAGGACGGAGCGGTCAAGTCCTACGCCCACCTTGGCAGCGGCACTAGGGAGTACGCTGACGACAAGGCATCCGGTATCGACTCATATCAACGACTGCGCACAGAAGGCGCCAGAGGAgatgacagcggcggcggtagcggCGAAGCGGGGGCTATTCTCTTGGAGGTACCACCTGCAGTCACtaccggcgccgctgcagcaatCGATGTCCACCTCAATCGGCGTGTAATCGAGGTCctgaggcagctgcagcgcgagcagcgaGATGGTGCGTCGCTGGATGAACTTCATGAACGCCTCGGTATGCACACGATCTCGGCAGAGTCGCTGAAGCGCTCTGTGATGCAGCTGCAAGGGGATGCCTTCATTTTTGAGAGTACCGAGGACGGTGGCAACAACACGATCCAGTTCATCTAA
- a CDS encoding putative beta-ketoacyl synthase family protein, with translation MVTPLGNTAGETWAAVCRGQSGIRHLREVPHFLPGFIQNDKTLSVQQKAVALEKLVAAFPCKVAAPVQPSVEVASAADKADKALHVADSFAPTAYEPRALRFCARAVDEALADAALQLSETVQDRCGVNIGMGIPSLADVTDVSAYLAGDAIATDVGHVHYNKVSPMFLPKILGNMAAGNTAIRHKLRGPIGSSVAACATGAHCIGEAASWIREGRADVMVCGATEACITPVSVAGFSRMRTLCTQYNDTPSSASRPFDISRAGFVMGEGAGIVILEALEHAAARATPRVYAELRGFGVSCDAHHVAVPHPEGLGARRCVEQALADGGGVPAAAVGYVNAHATGTIGDEIELMAIQRALRPSTSQPSPALYVSSAKGGLGHLLGAAGSVEAALAVFALHEQRAPPTANLTTPCLTVEQQKCGVVCIQGSTAQELQSCEAVISTSFGFGGINTALLFTHV, from the coding sequence ATGGTCACGCCTCTCGGCAACACCGCTGGGGAGACATGGGCGGCTGTGTGCCGTGGCCAATCCGGCATTCGACACCTGCGTGAGGTACCGCATTTTTTGCCAGGCTTCATCCAGAACGACAAGACATTGTCGGTGCAGcagaaggcggtggcgctaGAGAAGCTTGTGGCTGCCTTCCCATGCAAGGTGGCCGCTCCTGTTCAGCCGTCAGTCGAGGTCGCATCGGCTGCGGACAAGGCAGACAAGGCGCTGCATGTGGCTGATTCGTTCGCGCCAACAGCCTACGAACCACGCGCGCTTCGCttctgcgcgcgcgcagtgGACGAGGCGCTCGCAGATGCCGCTCTACAGCTCTCCGAGACCGTGCAGGATCGGTGCGGCGTCAACATCGGCATGGGCATCCCCTCGCTTGCCGACGTGACGGATGTGTCGGCCTACCTTGCCGgcgacgccatcgccaccgaCGTGGGTCATGTGCACTACAACAAAGTGTCTCCAATGTTTTTGCCTAAAATCCTGGGCAATATGGCAGCCGGCAACACAGCAATTCGCCACAAGCTGCGCGGTCCCATCGGTAGCAGCGTGGCTGCGTGCGCGACAGGGGCGCACTGCATTGGCGAGGCGGCGTCGTGGATACGTGAGGGGCGAGCAGATGTTATGGTTTGCGGCGCAACCGAGGCTTGCATCACGCCGGTGTCAGTAGCCGGTTTTTCGCGGATGCGGACACTGTGCACGCAGTACAATGATACCCCATCGTCCGCCTCACGGCCGTTCGACATAAGTCGCGCTGGCTTTGTGATgggagaaggcgcaggtATTGTGATTCTCGAAGCGCTCGAacacgccgcagcgcggGCGACGCCGCGCGTGTACGCCGAGCTGCGCGGGTTCGGCGTGTCATGCGATGCCCACCACGTGGCAGTGCCGCACCCCGAAGGACTTGGGgcccgccgctgcgtcgaGCAAGCCTTGGCagatggcggcggtgtccCTGCCGCGGCCGTAGGCTACGTGAACGCGCACGCGACAGGCACCATTGGTGATGAGATTGAGCTCATGGCGATCCAGCGCGCACTGCGACCCTCCACGTCACAGCCCTCTCCTGCGCTGTATGTGAGTAGTGCCAAAGGAGGGCTGGGTCACCTACTCGGTGCTGCGGGAAGCGTCGAGGCGGCGCTTGCGGTCTTTGCGTTGCACGAACAGCGGGCACCGCCGACAGCGAACTTGACGACGCCGTGTCTCACCGTAGAGCAGCAGAAGTGCGGCGTTGTGTGCATCCAAGGCAGCACCGCGCAGGAACTTCAGAGTTGCGAAGCGGTGATATCAACCAGCTTTGGCTTCGGCGGAATCAACACAGCTTTGCTCTTTACGCACGTGTAG
- a CDS encoding putative translation initiation factor IF-2, with the protein MPPKAPKGAPKAAAKKGPPNAMLAKLKMKMELQKAEEERLRLEAEEEERRIREEEKLAEEQRKFEEAERQKERERQKEEERLARKERKAAGKNDALERMRAAGMILPDVDRIRHDAEVRKEGENAAPRPKPKPKPKPIVSVALPPEEEEEEEGEPTELTESDDEIDEDDWEAVMERDERRATRHTNNERIRAERAERKETRAAEKRKAEEENRLKHHVLEKVSNLRSPICCVLGHVDTGKTSLLDRIRSTNVQGGEAGGITQQIGATFFPREALVSATEELIKKHNCNLNVPGLLVIDTPGHESFTNLRSRGSSLCDIAILVVDIMHGLEQQTRESIRLLREKRCPFIVALNKVDRLFDWEPHENMDIQQSVELQKAHVRSEFNTRWGQVKNELSAEGLNSELYYHNKEVRNVVSVVPTSARTGEGVCDLLLLEIQLVQQFMEGKVTYKDDLQCTVLEVKPITGYGFTIDVILINGELHEGDEICLCGQNGPIFTQIRALLTPQPLREMRVRGEYIHHKSIKAAMGIKISGNDLEYVIPGTQLLIVHPNDNKDHIAELVMKDATNINEYLDPDGLGVSVQSSTLGALEALLSFLKSMKIPVASIAIGPIHKRHMHQVLSMKRREPRYAVILAFDVPVSEEAREIAKKNDIDVFEAKIIYHLFDRFTRYMNEYEQREKDRLRSIAVFPVQLKMIAESIHATDPIIIPVTVERGQLRPGTPLSAIRKKDDSVVVIGRVMSMERDNRPVEIGTPGMDLAVKINSGESGVTVGRQFDNSDIIVSHITRQSVDAVKKFKDELKPDDVLLLASLIKVLKVPNK; encoded by the coding sequence ATGCCACCGAAGGCGCCCAAAGGAGCCCCCAAGGCGGCGGCCAAGAAGGGGCCGCCGAATGCCATGCTGGCAAAGCTCAAGATGAAGATGGAGCTTCAGAAGGCTGAAGAGGAACGTCTGCGCCTtgaggccgaggaggaggagcgccgcatccgcgaggaggagaagctcgCCGAGGAGCAGCGTAAGTTCGAGGAGGCAGAGCGCCAGAAGGAGCGCGAGCGtcagaaggaggaggagcgcctGGCTCGAAAGGAGCGCAAGGCGGCTGGCAAGAACGACGCCCTCGAGCGCATGCGTGCGGCTGGCATGATATTGCCTGATGTGGATCGCATTCGTCATGACGCGGAGGTGCgtaaggagggggagaacgcggcgccgcgaccCAAGCCGAAGCCAAAGCCAAAGCCGATCGTTTccgtggcgctgccacctgaagaggaggaggaggaagagggggagccGACGGAGCTGACAGAGTCGGATGATGAGATCGACGAGGATGACTGGGAGGCTGTCATGGAGCGCGATGAGCGTCGTGCCACCCGGCACACAAACAACGAGCGCATTCGCGCCGAGCGTGCCGAGCGCAAGGAGACCCGTGCGGCGGAGAAGCGGAAGGCCGAAGAGGAAAATCGGTTGAAGCATCACGTTCTGGAGAAGGTGAGCAATCTGCGCTCTCCGATTTGCTGTGTGCTCGGCCACGTCGATACGGGTAAGACCAGCCTGCTGGATCGCATTCGCTCTACAAACGTGCAGGGCGGTGAGGCCGGTGGTATTACACAGCAGATAGGCGCCACCTTCTTTCCACGCGAGGCCCTTGTGTCTGCAACGGAGGAGCTAATCAAGAAACACAATTGCAATCTGAACGTTCCAGGTCTTTTGGTGATCGACACGCCAGGCCACGAGTCCTTCACGAAcctgcgcagccgcggcagcagtctGTGCGACATTGCCATTTTGGTGGTGGACATCATGCATGGCCTCGAGCAGCAGACGCGTGAGTCCATCCGCCTTCTGCGGGAGAAGCGGTGCCCCTTCATTGTGGCACTCAACAAGGTGGATCGCCTGTTTGACTGGGAGCCGCACGAAAACATGGACATCCAGCAGTCAGTGGAGCTGCAGAAAGCGCATGTTCGCAGCGAGTTCAACACGCGCTGGGGTCAAGTGAAGAACGAGCTGTCTGCCGAGGGGCTCAACTCAGAGCTGTACTACCACAACAAGGAGGTGCGCAACGTTGTGTCGGTCGTGCCGACGTCGGCCCGTACTGGCGAGGGCGTGTGCGACTTACTTCTGCTGGAGATTCAGCTTGTCCAGCAGTTCATGGAGGGCAAGGTCACCTACAAGGACGATCTGCAGTGTACAGTGCTGGAGGTAAAGCCGATCACGGGGTACGGTTTCACGATCGACGTCATCCTCATCAACGGTGAATTGCACGAGGGCGACGAAATATGTCTGTGCGGTCAGAACGGCCCCATCTTCACGCAAATTCGGGCGCTGCTGACACCACAGCCCCTGCGTGagatgcgtgtgcgtggcgaaTACATTCACCACAAGTCCATCAAGGCGGCCATGGGTATAAAAATCTCCGGAAATGATCTCGAGTACGTCATCCCCGGTACGCAGCTCCTCATTGTGCATCCAAACGACAATAAGGATCATATCGCTGAGCTGGTCATGAAGGATGCAACCAACATTAACGAATACCTTGACCCCGACGGCCTCGGCGTCAGCGTGCAAAGCAGCACTCTCGGCGCtctcgaggcgctgctgtcttTCCTCAAGAGCATGAAAATCCCTGTGGCGAGTATCGCTATTGGCCCGATCCACAAGCGGCACATGCACCAGGTGCTGTCGATGAAACGGCGCGAGCCACGCTACGCCGTTATTCTTGCCTTTGACGTTCCCGTTTCCGAAGAGGCGCGCGAGATTGCCAAAAAGAACGATATTGACGTCTTCGAGGCGAAAATTATCTACCACCTCTTTGACAGGTTCACGCGCTACATGAACGAGTATGAGCAGCGCGAGAAAGACCGCCTGCGCTCTATCGCGGTTTTCCCGGTGCAGCTGAAGATGATTGCCGAGTCGATTCACGCGACCGACCCCATCATCATCCCAGTCACAGTGGAGCGTGGTCAGCTGCGCCCCGGAACGCCGCTGAGCGCGATTCGCAAGAAGGATGACAGCGTTGTCGTAATTGGCCGCGTGATGTCGATGGAGCGTGACAACCGGCCGGTGGAGATTGGCACCCCTGGAATGGACCTGGCTGTGAAGATCAACTCTGGTGAGTCGGGCGTCACCGTCGGCCGGCAGTTTGACAATAGCGACATCATTGTGTCACACATCACTCGCCAGTCCGTGGATGCCGTGAAGAAATTCAAGGACGAGCTAAAGCCGGATGATGTGCTGCTTCTGGCTTCGCTCATTAAGGTGCTGAAGGTGCCAAACAAGTAA